ATGCTGAATATTGGCTTTGTCCCATCCGTGCTTTATGGATTGCTTCCTGAAATTATTGCCATGCTGAAGCAATCCAGCCCCGATATCGAAGTCAATCTCAAAGACATCAGCTCATATCAACAAATAGAGGCGCTCAAATCTGGTGAAATAGACATCGGTTTTGGGCGTTTCCCTCATCAAGATCCATGGATTCAGCAAATACTACTGCGTCATGAGCGTTATGTCGTTGCCTTACCGAAAGCCCATCCTTTGGCGCATGTAAAGGAGCAACGGTTGATAGACTTAGCAAACAATCGACTGATTCTCTACCATCAAACCCATTTACCGATAGCGACTAGCGTAAGATCAACAAGTGCAAAGCTGGATAGTAATACAAAATCCAGACGCACAAGCGCTGAGCAATCCACACTTAGCGCGCCTATTACGGAGCCGTTGCTACACTTATTCGCACAATACGGTATTTCGCCTTTTATGACTACGACGGTGAGTGACTTGCAAGTAGCGCTAGGATTGGTGGCGGCTGGCGAAGGCATTACGCTTGTGCCTGCTAGCCTAAAGACTGTGCGTACCGACCAAATCAGTTATCAACGTTTAGTACACGAAAACGTCACCTCCCCTATTTATCTACATACACTCAAAGATTTCGTTCATCCCAGCATTTCTGATTTACTGAGCGCCACCTATCAGGTATATGAGCAGCGCGGCATCACTTATCGGCAGCAAAAATTTGTGTCACAGCCTTAAATTATCAGATATTGAATGGATATTGTGTTATAAAGAACCGCTAAAAAATAATCAGCCTTAATGCTTGATATTAGCAACTGATTATGCTAACTAAAAAGAATGGCAATGCAAACAAATAGTAATAACAACTAGAATAATCATTCTCTTGACTGGCTTCGGTGTGCTAAAGTCGATACAAGATGAATCGTTTTATATTTAAGCAGTTTATAAAGCGCTTCTCTCATGATCATTGGCAAGCTGACACAGGTAAGTGATAATTTG
This region of Psychrobacter sp. JCM 18902 genomic DNA includes:
- a CDS encoding LysR family transcriptional regulator, with the translated sequence MDLKQLNAFIAIADSRSFSAAATKTGLSQPSLSRLLKQLETDMGVELVDRYHRPLHLTEAGTFFYDKISAILTEIDTVTSMTQRLSTPSSMLNIGFVPSVLYGLLPEIIAMLKQSSPDIEVNLKDISSYQQIEALKSGEIDIGFGRFPHQDPWIQQILLRHERYVVALPKAHPLAHVKEQRLIDLANNRLILYHQTHLPIATSVRSTSAKLDSNTKSRRTSAEQSTLSAPITEPLLHLFAQYGISPFMTTTVSDLQVALGLVAAGEGITLVPASLKTVRTDQISYQRLVHENVTSPIYLHTLKDFVHPSISDLLSATYQVYEQRGITYRQQKFVSQP